One window of Streptococcus troglodytae genomic DNA carries:
- a CDS encoding mechanosensitive ion channel family protein has protein sequence MKLITSYFGHFNLENLLFEFASKLLSILLLLIVFIIAKRVISYLFEKTIARSTALARYSQGRQKTLIKLFHNIMDYSLYFLLIYWILAIIGLPVSSLLAGAGIAGVAIGLGAQGFLSDLVNGFFILLERQFDVGDSVKLRATTGSISGTVSSVGIRTTQIRDFDGTLHFVPNRNITIVSNLSRGDMRAQIDIPIYANTNLRQVTTIIKQVNEDNISQFPEIVGVPNILGATTSPVTGQIVFRIDIFVQNSKQNHIYYTFYRLYQEALLANHISLPTANAMPIAKK, from the coding sequence ATGAAATTGATTACTTCTTATTTTGGCCATTTTAACTTAGAAAACCTCTTATTTGAATTTGCGTCAAAACTATTGTCCATTCTGCTTCTGCTCATTGTTTTTATTATTGCTAAAAGAGTTATTAGTTATCTTTTTGAAAAAACAATTGCGAGATCTACTGCTCTAGCTAGATATAGCCAGGGCCGACAAAAAACCTTGATTAAGCTTTTTCATAATATCATGGATTATAGTCTCTATTTTCTGTTGATATATTGGATTTTAGCTATTATTGGTCTGCCTGTTTCAAGTCTTCTAGCTGGTGCAGGTATTGCAGGGGTGGCTATTGGTCTTGGTGCTCAAGGTTTCCTTTCCGATCTGGTAAATGGCTTTTTCATTTTGCTGGAACGCCAGTTTGATGTTGGAGATTCCGTTAAATTAAGAGCAACAACGGGTTCAATCTCTGGAACAGTCTCTAGTGTTGGCATCCGAACCACACAAATTCGTGATTTTGATGGCACTCTGCATTTCGTCCCCAATCGCAATATTACCATCGTCAGTAATTTGTCACGCGGTGATATGCGAGCACAGATAGATATCCCTATCTATGCTAATACTAATCTTAGACAAGTAACTACCATTATCAAACAAGTCAACGAAGACAATATCAGTCAGTTTCCTGAAATCGTTGGTGTTCCTAATATCTTAGGAGCAACGACCTCTCCTGTCACAGGTCAAATCGTTTTTCGAATAGATATTTTTGTTCAAAATAGCAAGCAAAATCATATTTACTATACTTTTTATCGCCTCTATCAAGAAGCATTGCTGGCAAATCATATTTCCCTGCCAACAGCTAATGCCATGCCTATTGCTAAAAAATAA